From one Sphingobacteriales bacterium genomic stretch:
- a CDS encoding bifunctional 3-deoxy-7-phosphoheptulonate synthase/chorismate mutase type II, which translates to MSNLSIIPLKDWGFNFERPVIISGPCSCETEEQMTETARRLGGIGIDVLRAGIWKPRTRPGMFEGIGREGLSWLVNAGKEIGKPTTVEVATAQHVEESLEAGVDILWIGARTTVNPFSVQEIADALRGVDIPVLVKNPINPDLQLWLGSMERLNAVGIKRLGAIHRGFSSYEKSKYRNKPMWELPVELRRLYPNMPIIVDPSHICGSRELIPSVSQKALDLDFDGLMIEAHRDPDNAWSDAQQQVTPERLGEILSALIVRSSKLDDYAENKLESLRAQIDRIDNYMLEIMGERMDIARKIGEFKRDNGITILQTNRWDEIIHDRIKKAAKKELTEDFVKDMMEAIHQESIRHQTKIMNNILAE; encoded by the coding sequence ATGAGTAACTTATCCATTATCCCACTGAAAGACTGGGGATTTAATTTCGAAAGACCTGTGATAATTTCCGGACCATGTTCTTGTGAAACAGAAGAACAGATGACAGAGACCGCCAGGCGCCTGGGTGGAATCGGAATTGATGTGCTGCGAGCCGGCATCTGGAAGCCGCGTACCCGGCCGGGTATGTTTGAAGGCATCGGCAGGGAAGGTTTATCCTGGCTGGTGAATGCCGGTAAGGAAATCGGGAAACCAACCACCGTGGAAGTGGCTACTGCACAACATGTGGAAGAATCGCTGGAAGCAGGAGTCGATATACTCTGGATCGGAGCTCGCACCACCGTAAATCCCTTTTCCGTTCAGGAAATTGCGGATGCCCTGCGGGGTGTAGATATACCGGTTTTGGTAAAAAATCCCATCAATCCGGATTTGCAGTTGTGGCTGGGCAGTATGGAACGCTTGAATGCTGTTGGCATTAAACGCTTAGGCGCCATCCATCGTGGATTTTCATCGTATGAGAAATCCAAGTACCGCAACAAGCCTATGTGGGAACTGCCGGTTGAACTTCGCCGCTTATATCCTAATATGCCGATTATCGTGGATCCATCGCACATCTGCGGATCCCGCGAGTTGATTCCTTCCGTATCTCAAAAAGCACTGGACCTTGATTTTGACGGTTTGATGATTGAAGCTCACCGCGATCCGGACAATGCATGGAGTGACGCACAACAGCAAGTTACACCGGAACGTTTAGGTGAAATTTTATCAGCTCTAATCGTTCGTTCCAGCAAACTGGATGACTATGCAGAAAATAAACTGGAATCCTTACGAGCACAGATTGACAGAATTGATAACTATATGCTGGAAATAATGGGCGAACGGATGGATATTGCCAGAAAGATAGGAGAGTTCAAACGCGATAACGGCATCACCATCCTGCAGACCAACCGCTGGGATGAAATTATCCATGACCGTATCAAGAAAGCAGCTAAAAAAGAACTGACGGAAGACTTTGTAAAAGACATGATGGAAGCCATTCACCAGGAATCTATACGTCATCAGACAAAAATTATGAACAATATTTTAGCTGAATAG
- a CDS encoding class I SAM-dependent methyltransferase, with protein sequence MPEFPFIVDVYKDCIYVAEYKSKHKLSEEEYSDWLDTSLQIIQQVFEVGRKHIFLKLRERQKGERQYSKLNQEKKEMIVDENGLSFIVNLSDYLDTGLFLDHRITRQKVREIADGKRVLNLFSYTGSFSVYAAAGGASRITTVDLSKTYINWAKRNLTYNKLYDDTKHEFIQEDVLQYLKTVPSNSYDLIILDPPTFSNSKKMPDVLDIQRDYAAIINRCLDVLSRNGVLLFSTNYRGFELDAEKLQTKNIKDITRQTTPFDFEGKLKRKCYWITK encoded by the coding sequence ATGCCGGAATTCCCTTTTATCGTTGATGTCTATAAAGACTGCATTTATGTGGCTGAATATAAAAGTAAACATAAACTGTCAGAAGAAGAATACTCGGATTGGCTGGACACATCCCTTCAGATTATCCAGCAGGTATTTGAAGTCGGCAGAAAACATATTTTCCTCAAATTGAGGGAACGCCAGAAAGGGGAGCGCCAGTACTCCAAACTGAATCAGGAGAAAAAAGAAATGATAGTGGATGAAAACGGGTTGAGTTTTATTGTCAATCTTTCCGATTATTTAGATACAGGTTTGTTTTTGGATCATCGCATAACCCGTCAGAAGGTCAGAGAAATCGCAGATGGTAAACGCGTGTTGAATCTGTTTTCATACACCGGAAGCTTTTCCGTCTATGCCGCGGCAGGCGGAGCATCCAGAATAACGACCGTTGACTTATCGAAGACCTATATAAACTGGGCGAAACGGAATCTGACATACAATAAATTATACGATGACACCAAACATGAATTTATTCAGGAAGACGTGCTGCAGTATCTGAAAACAGTACCTTCCAATTCATATGATTTGATCATCCTGGATCCGCCCACATTTTCCAACAGTAAGAAAATGCCGGATGTTCTGGATATACAGCGTGACTATGCGGCAATCATAAACCGCTGTCTGGATGTGTTATCCAGAAATGGAGTGTTGTTGTTCAGTACGAATTACAGGGGATTTGAACTGGATGCGGAAAAACTGCAGACCAAAAACATCAAAGATATTACCAGGCAAACCACGCCGTTTGATTTTGAAGGGAAACTGAAACGCAAATGCTACTGGATAACAAAGTAA
- a CDS encoding acyl-CoA dehydrogenase family protein, with protein MSNRYASSYRGFDYLLLDAQLTDEQRIIRDSIRSWVNTSVIPIIEDCAEHNRFPKELVKELGQIGALGPHIPTEYGGSGLDLISYGLIMQELERGDSGIRSCASVQSSLVMYPIWKFGTETQKQKFLPLLAKGEYLGSFGLTEPNHGSDPSSMETRLIQKNGKYLLNGAKMWITNSPLCDLAVVWAKNENGHVVGCIVERGMKGFSTPEIKGKWSLRASITGELIFEDVEIPEENILPLAKGLKAPLSCLSSARYGIGWGVLGAAMDCLHHALEYSKERMQFGKPLAAFQLTQKKLAEMLTDITKSQLLAYQVGTLNNEGKATPAHISMLKRNNVEMALRIARDCRQICGGMGITGDFPFMRHAMNLESVITYEGTHEVHLLIIGMDITGINAFG; from the coding sequence ATGTCTAACCGATATGCATCTTCTTACCGCGGATTCGATTATCTGCTCCTGGATGCACAACTGACTGACGAACAAAGAATAATACGCGACAGCATCCGCAGCTGGGTGAATACTTCCGTCATACCCATCATTGAAGACTGTGCCGAACACAATCGTTTCCCCAAAGAACTGGTGAAAGAACTCGGACAAATCGGTGCATTGGGGCCGCACATTCCAACCGAATACGGTGGCAGCGGATTAGACCTTATCTCCTATGGATTGATCATGCAGGAACTGGAACGCGGCGACAGCGGCATCCGTAGCTGCGCAAGTGTACAAAGTTCTTTAGTAATGTATCCCATTTGGAAATTCGGCACTGAAACACAGAAACAAAAATTTCTTCCGTTGTTGGCGAAAGGCGAATACCTGGGCAGTTTCGGACTGACCGAACCCAATCACGGTTCTGACCCATCGAGTATGGAAACACGCCTCATTCAAAAAAACGGCAAATACCTGCTCAACGGCGCCAAGATGTGGATTACCAATTCTCCTCTTTGTGATTTAGCAGTGGTATGGGCAAAAAATGAAAACGGGCACGTTGTTGGCTGCATAGTGGAACGTGGTATGAAAGGCTTCTCCACTCCTGAAATAAAGGGTAAATGGAGCCTTCGTGCTTCCATCACCGGTGAATTGATTTTTGAAGACGTGGAAATTCCGGAAGAAAATATATTGCCACTGGCAAAGGGGCTGAAAGCACCGCTATCCTGTCTTTCATCCGCGCGATATGGCATCGGCTGGGGTGTGCTGGGTGCTGCCATGGACTGCCTGCACCATGCCCTGGAATACAGCAAGGAACGTATGCAGTTCGGTAAACCGCTTGCAGCTTTCCAGTTGACACAAAAGAAACTGGCGGAAATGCTGACCGATATCACCAAGTCACAGTTGCTGGCATATCAGGTAGGCACCCTTAACAATGAAGGAAAAGCCACTCCGGCACATATATCTATGCTGAAACGCAACAATGTGGAAATGGCGTTGCGCATTGCCCGCGACTGTCGCCAGATCTGCGGTGGAATGGGCATTACCGGCGACTTTCCGTTTATGCGCCATGCCATGAACCTGGAAAGCGTCATCACCTACGAAGGCACCCACGAAGTACACCTGCTGATAATCGGTATGGATATAACAGGAATAAATGCGTTTGGTTAA
- a CDS encoding prephenate dehydratase, producing MKPTIAIQGFEASFHEIAAIQFFGKEIETVECASFPKLFDVMKNNQADYAVCAIENSLAGSILPNYASLRNSNLSIIGELYLRIEMNLMAQPGQAIRDIDEVHSHPMALLQCRVFFDNYPEIQLIESNDTALSAKEIKEHHIKHRGAVASKRAAELYELEILAEDIHDNKRNFTRFLVLADIAKQSKELIDFNKASLSFRAHHHPGSLAKVLTTIGTHNINLTKIQSLPFIGEEWQYYMYADLEIERREDYQKMLVEIVPLTKELKVLGEYKQGEKLQ from the coding sequence ATGAAACCAACAATAGCGATACAGGGATTTGAAGCGTCTTTCCATGAGATAGCAGCCATACAGTTTTTCGGAAAAGAAATTGAAACGGTGGAGTGCGCCTCTTTCCCCAAACTGTTTGATGTCATGAAAAACAATCAGGCGGATTATGCGGTCTGTGCGATCGAAAACTCTTTGGCCGGTTCCATATTGCCAAATTATGCTTCGCTTCGAAATTCAAACTTATCCATCATAGGGGAATTATACCTGCGAATTGAAATGAACCTGATGGCACAGCCCGGGCAAGCTATCCGGGATATAGATGAAGTGCATTCCCATCCGATGGCTTTGCTGCAATGCAGAGTTTTCTTTGATAATTATCCTGAAATCCAGCTGATAGAATCCAATGATACGGCATTAAGCGCTAAAGAAATTAAAGAGCATCACATCAAACACAGGGGAGCAGTTGCCAGCAAGCGGGCAGCAGAGTTGTATGAACTGGAGATTTTAGCAGAAGATATTCACGACAATAAACGGAATTTTACCCGTTTTTTGGTGCTGGCAGATATTGCCAAACAGTCAAAAGAATTGATAGATTTTAATAAAGCTTCTCTTAGTTTCAGGGCACACCATCATCCAGGTAGTTTAGCTAAAGTCCTGACGACAATTGGAACCCACAACATCAACCTTACCAAGATACAGTCACTTCCCTTTATTGGGGAAGAATGGCAATATTATATGTATGCAGATTTGGAAATTGAACGTAGGGAGGATTACCAAAAAATGCTGGTTGAAATAGTGCCGCTGACAAAAGAATTAAAAGTTTTAGGAGAATATAAACAAGGAGAAAAATTACAATAA
- a CDS encoding aminotransferase class I/II-fold pyridoxal phosphate-dependent enzyme: protein MIIPPADKLQHINEYYFSAKLKQIAQLRAEGKDILNLGIGNPDQAPSEQTIEALKKSAEHPKNHGYQSYIGIPALRKAMSNWYKSTYDVTLNPDTEILPLLGSKEGISHISNAYLNPGDKVLVPNPGYPTYTAAAYLAGADPVFYDLDETNGWAPDFSNLNEATLRDAKLLWINYPNMPTGAKGNEAIFKTLVEVAKEFNILVINDNPYSLVLNEGMPVSIFQTEGAMDVCLELNSLSKSHNLAGARIGMVSGQKAYIDTILKVKSNVDSGMYLPLQVAAIAALSNSAEWHEQRNNEYRKRRTYAHQIMDTLGCVYDKGQIGMFIWAKIPDTYCHVEELTEKVLHEANVFITPGFIFGSKGERYIRISLCSPEKDLKEALDRIIKLN, encoded by the coding sequence ATGATTATTCCACCGGCTGATAAATTACAGCATATCAATGAATACTACTTCTCCGCCAAGTTGAAGCAGATAGCCCAATTGCGCGCAGAAGGGAAAGATATTCTGAATTTAGGAATCGGCAATCCCGACCAGGCACCGTCTGAACAAACCATTGAAGCATTAAAGAAATCAGCGGAGCATCCCAAGAATCACGGGTATCAGAGTTATATAGGCATCCCAGCCTTGCGAAAGGCTATGAGCAATTGGTATAAGTCCACATATGACGTTACATTAAATCCGGATACCGAAATATTGCCGCTGCTGGGTTCCAAAGAAGGCATCTCCCATATTTCCAATGCTTACTTAAATCCTGGCGACAAAGTGTTGGTTCCGAATCCCGGATATCCTACTTATACCGCTGCTGCATATTTGGCAGGTGCGGATCCGGTTTTTTATGATCTGGATGAAACAAATGGCTGGGCTCCTGATTTTTCCAATCTCAACGAAGCCACTTTACGCGATGCAAAATTACTCTGGATCAATTATCCCAATATGCCTACAGGCGCAAAGGGAAATGAGGCGATTTTTAAGACACTTGTTGAGGTGGCTAAGGAATTCAATATTTTAGTTATAAACGACAATCCATACAGCCTTGTGCTGAATGAAGGTATGCCGGTTTCCATTTTCCAGACGGAGGGAGCGATGGATGTTTGCCTGGAACTGAATTCTTTAAGTAAATCACACAACCTCGCCGGTGCACGTATTGGTATGGTCAGTGGCCAAAAAGCCTACATCGATACCATTTTGAAAGTGAAAAGCAATGTAGACAGCGGTATGTATCTACCCTTGCAGGTAGCGGCGATAGCAGCCTTATCCAACAGTGCTGAATGGCATGAGCAACGCAATAATGAATACAGAAAAAGAAGAACCTATGCCCACCAGATTATGGATACATTAGGTTGTGTATATGATAAGGGACAAATCGGCATGTTCATATGGGCAAAAATTCCGGATACATACTGTCATGTTGAAGAGCTGACAGAAAAAGTATTGCATGAAGCGAATGTATTCATCACACCGGGATTTATTTTTGGAAGCAAGGGAGAACGATATATCCGTATTTCCCTATGCAGTCCGGAAAAAGATTTGAAAGAAGCATTGGACAGAATCATTAAATTGAACTAA
- the folB gene encoding dihydroneopterin aldolase: MQKKAWIGLEGMEFYAYHGVYEEERKIGGKYVVDVQVYACTEGAQWRDDLNGTVNYERIYLVVEKNMQVPVQLIEHIARRIMNDVRLFVSIDDIIRVKIRKLHPPLGGKVYASVVELEE, encoded by the coding sequence ATGCAAAAAAAAGCATGGATAGGACTGGAAGGTATGGAATTTTATGCGTACCACGGGGTGTATGAGGAAGAGCGTAAGATAGGTGGTAAATATGTGGTAGATGTGCAGGTATATGCCTGTACGGAAGGTGCACAATGGCGCGATGATTTAAACGGAACCGTAAATTATGAAAGGATTTATCTTGTGGTAGAAAAAAATATGCAGGTTCCGGTACAGTTGATCGAACATATTGCGAGAAGAATAATGAATGATGTTCGTCTGTTTGTGTCTATTGATGATATTATAAGAGTCAAAATCCGAAAACTACATCCACCTCTGGGTGGCAAAGTCTACGCGAGTGTGGTGGAGCTGGAAGAATAA
- a CDS encoding prephenate dehydrogenase: protein MKIAIIGIGLIGGSAAIDLRAANFADSYTGVGRSKANSELAVELGLVDEILSREDAVQQADLIILTVPVNSLMEELKFVLDHIQPHQTVTDMGSTKGHIIDAIKDHPKRNRYVASHPMAGTENSGPGAAIPNLFRNKVCIICDKENSDADAVTLVENMYRILGMHLKYMDAQQHDMHAAYISHISHISSFVLAATVLEKEKDEEAILEMAGGGFESTVRLAKSSPEMWAPIFHQNKNYLLEVMDTYIEKMYHFRNLINKNKNEELLNFMKQANEIRKILK from the coding sequence ATGAAAATAGCCATTATCGGTATCGGTTTAATAGGCGGTTCTGCAGCCATAGATTTGCGCGCGGCAAATTTTGCCGATTCGTATACGGGTGTCGGACGAAGTAAAGCGAACAGTGAACTGGCAGTGGAATTGGGTTTAGTGGACGAAATCCTTTCAAGAGAAGATGCCGTTCAACAGGCGGATTTAATTATTCTGACGGTTCCGGTAAACAGTTTGATGGAAGAATTGAAATTCGTGTTGGATCATATTCAGCCGCATCAGACGGTGACCGATATGGGTTCTACGAAAGGGCATATCATCGATGCCATCAAAGACCACCCGAAGAGAAACCGATACGTCGCCTCACATCCGATGGCAGGAACCGAGAATTCCGGTCCGGGTGCCGCTATTCCGAACTTATTCCGCAACAAGGTTTGCATCATCTGTGATAAGGAAAACAGTGATGCAGATGCCGTAACATTGGTTGAAAATATGTATCGGATATTGGGAATGCATTTGAAATATATGGATGCGCAACAACATGATATGCATGCGGCTTATATATCCCACATATCCCACATCAGCTCTTTCGTGCTGGCAGCTACCGTGCTTGAAAAAGAAAAAGATGAAGAGGCCATTCTTGAAATGGCGGGCGGTGGTTTTGAAAGCACCGTGAGGCTTGCCAAGAGTTCACCCGAGATGTGGGCACCCATCTTTCACCAAAACAAGAATTATTTACTGGAAGTCATGGATACTTATATTGAAAAGATGTATCATTTCAGAAACCTGATCAATAAAAATAAAAACGAAGAATTGCTGAACTTTATGAAACAAGCCAATGAAATCCGGAAAATATTGAAATAG
- the dnaB gene encoding replicative DNA helicase: MEESATNKRSTRFTRNKTEDISNLLYGKIPPQARELEEAVLGAILIEKDAIAEVSDILKPDSFYVDAHSTIFRAIQNLYGKSQPIDLLTVTEELRKDAKLEEVGGAYYLSELTNKIASSANVEYHARIVIQKFIQRELIRISNDIIRDAYEDTTDVFDLLDNAEKRIYEITDKNLKNSIQGIGQLISKSITEIDGLIKRQDGLLSDSVPSGYIDLDKITSGWKATDLVIIAARPSMGKTAFVLNLARNAAVDFNMPVAIFSLEMGAVQLAKRLISLECEIDAQRITNGKMSDAEYAMMLEKVERLSQAPIYINDQPAINIYELRAQCRRLQNAHGIKMVIIDYLQLMSGGGDKGMNREQEISSISRSLKGLAKELNIPVIALSQLNRSVESRGGEKKPMLSDLRESGSIEQDADMVMFLYRPEYYNMTEGADGANLKGIAEVIIAKHRNGPTDTIPLRFNKNFGRFYDADRLFEEMQQMTSYKTIPSKGNDMKDEDNNGDDAFDIF; this comes from the coding sequence ATGGAAGAATCTGCTACCAACAAAAGATCAACCCGATTTACCAGAAATAAAACGGAAGATATATCCAATCTTCTATACGGAAAAATCCCGCCGCAGGCGCGTGAACTGGAAGAAGCGGTACTGGGTGCGATATTGATTGAAAAAGATGCGATTGCGGAAGTGTCGGATATCCTGAAACCGGACAGTTTTTATGTGGATGCACACTCCACCATCTTTCGTGCCATTCAAAATCTGTACGGCAAATCACAGCCGATAGATTTGCTGACAGTAACCGAAGAATTGCGCAAGGATGCCAAACTGGAAGAAGTGGGCGGCGCCTATTATCTCAGTGAATTAACCAATAAAATAGCCTCTTCCGCTAACGTAGAATACCATGCACGCATCGTCATACAAAAATTCATCCAACGTGAGCTGATACGCATATCCAATGATATCATACGGGATGCTTATGAAGATACCACCGACGTATTCGACCTGCTGGATAATGCGGAAAAACGCATTTATGAAATTACAGACAAGAACCTGAAGAATTCCATTCAGGGCATCGGACAGCTGATATCCAAATCCATCACAGAGATTGACGGATTGATCAAACGCCAGGACGGTTTGCTGTCGGATTCCGTTCCATCGGGATACATCGATCTGGACAAAATCACTTCCGGCTGGAAAGCAACGGATTTGGTGATCATCGCTGCCCGTCCATCCATGGGTAAAACGGCTTTTGTATTAAACCTTGCTCGCAACGCAGCCGTAGATTTCAATATGCCGGTGGCCATATTTTCTTTGGAAATGGGCGCGGTTCAGTTAGCCAAAAGATTGATTTCACTGGAATGCGAAATCGATGCACAACGCATCACCAATGGTAAAATGAGCGATGCCGAATACGCCATGATGCTGGAGAAAGTGGAACGATTATCGCAGGCACCCATCTATATCAATGACCAGCCCGCCATCAATATTTACGAGTTACGGGCACAATGCCGCCGTTTGCAAAACGCACACGGCATCAAGATGGTGATTATCGATTATTTACAGCTGATGAGCGGCGGCGGCGATAAAGGGATGAACCGTGAACAGGAGATTTCCTCCATTTCCCGCTCCCTGAAAGGATTAGCCAAAGAGTTAAATATTCCGGTGATTGCTTTGTCTCAGCTGAACCGCAGTGTTGAATCGCGCGGAGGCGAAAAAAAGCCGATGCTGTCTGACTTACGGGAATCGGGTTCCATAGAACAGGATGCAGATATGGTAATGTTCCTCTACCGACCGGAATACTACAATATGACGGAAGGCGCTGACGGGGCAAACCTGAAAGGGATTGCCGAAGTGATTATTGCGAAACACAGAAATGGTCCGACAGATACCATTCCGCTCCGGTTCAATAAAAATTTCGGACGCTTTTATGATGCGGACAGATTGTTTGAGGAAATGCAGCAAATGACGTCTTATAAGACGATACCGTCCAAAGGAAATGACATGAAAGACGAAGACAATAACGGAGATGATGCATTTGATATTTTTTAG
- a CDS encoding alpha/beta fold hydrolase — protein MTEAQKLSHCDTKYPVILVSGLGFHDHNRVLHYWGLIPDHLKQHGCDVYTAHQEAFISIPDNALKLKFRILDILEKTKKDKINIIGHSKGGLEARYIASRLGMDEHISSITTLGSPHQGTHLADIILGRLPLPKFATARLVNLYATLMGDKRPDSLRAVVQVTTQSMKQFNEEVPDSSKVYYQSYASHVSKEYPNILWKTIAYIIRPYEGKNDGMVGIESCKWGNYRGLIQTDAASSVSHADMVGLTQFFGNPNFDARVFFTDVIHELKKMNH, from the coding sequence ATGACAGAAGCACAAAAACTATCCCATTGCGACACGAAATATCCTGTAATATTAGTCAGCGGATTAGGATTTCACGACCATAACAGGGTATTACACTATTGGGGATTGATTCCCGACCATCTGAAACAACACGGCTGTGATGTGTATACCGCACATCAGGAGGCCTTTATTTCCATTCCGGACAATGCGTTGAAATTAAAATTCAGGATACTGGATATTCTGGAAAAAACGAAGAAAGACAAGATAAATATCATCGGTCACTCCAAGGGAGGTCTGGAAGCACGTTATATTGCCAGCAGGCTTGGAATGGACGAGCACATATCCAGCATCACTACGTTAGGCTCTCCCCATCAGGGCACTCATCTGGCAGATATTATTTTGGGAAGGCTGCCTTTACCTAAATTTGCAACAGCCCGCCTGGTAAACCTGTATGCCACACTGATGGGTGACAAGAGACCGGATAGTCTTCGAGCGGTGGTGCAGGTTACCACACAGAGTATGAAACAGTTTAATGAAGAGGTCCCGGATTCGTCCAAAGTATATTACCAGAGTTATGCCAGCCATGTCAGCAAGGAATACCCCAATATACTATGGAAAACAATCGCCTACATCATTCGTCCCTATGAAGGCAAGAATGACGGCATGGTGGGTATAGAATCCTGCAAATGGGGAAACTACAGAGGATTGATTCAAACAGATGCTGCCTCCTCCGTTAGCCACGCGGATATGGTAGGATTAACGCAGTTTTTCGGAAATCCAAATTTTGATGCCCGTGTATTCTTCACGGATGTCATCCATGAATTGAAGAAAATGAATCATTAA
- a CDS encoding OmpA family protein, translating to MNTTKKTSILLSILLLLFNSISVAQNETTDSIIKKHYFKFQGRVKGGAGTNFKSYPFTLDVHNVTILDSFIIKNITRSDDRQDFLKSKWGGYGGANFDFYFHKNIGFGVDIDYFNNRINYVAPAVLTNFITSTATENPPTKLVESNRKNQQLIFVGIGPSAKLYTSDKVDVDLNMRVGLSHLKMGSLNVGIDSLSRKLTGNEQDPRKTILEYDYNKGVNAAGLKVGLYVNYWFHKNVGVTAGMDYIHSFVSNNAVKTDADYKLNYLRPEDFVNSSGNLIPFQYFSSSTPLNAYPVKKLNINHLALNAGLVFRVEKTSVSKKAPVKREMNKSIIVTVKDKFTGMPVNEVDVTLADANGTVIGTKKTGKDGKVTFEDMAPNVYALTGDRYGIKTTSESVSKTEFEKKGNIYKELFYEDPGFILDGITVECDKKDKPMAGVEVELTNKETGKIEKATSDASGKFSFHLDANTDYSVVGSKDGYYSNIEGITTKGLDRNRTLYVKLKLCVEQLEVGKTFVLRNIYYDFDKCNIRNDASKELDHLVDIMKQYKNMTIELSSHTDQRGTNEYNLKLSQCRAESAVDYLIKHGIDKSRMTAVGFGESKLLQDCTGVAGCPTDSKGDCDCHQNNRRTEVKIIKM from the coding sequence ATGAATACCACTAAAAAAACAAGCATATTACTAAGTATCCTGTTATTACTTTTTAATAGCATTTCTGTTGCTCAAAACGAAACAACGGATTCAATTATTAAAAAACACTATTTCAAATTTCAGGGACGTGTAAAAGGAGGTGCCGGAACCAATTTTAAATCTTATCCTTTTACCCTGGATGTCCATAATGTAACCATTCTGGATAGTTTTATTATAAAGAACATTACCCGTTCGGATGACAGGCAGGATTTCTTAAAATCGAAATGGGGCGGCTATGGCGGCGCTAATTTTGATTTTTACTTTCACAAGAATATTGGCTTCGGTGTAGACATAGATTATTTTAATAACAGGATCAATTATGTCGCACCGGCAGTATTGACCAATTTCATTACTTCAACAGCCACTGAGAATCCGCCTACCAAACTGGTAGAGAGCAACCGGAAAAATCAACAGTTGATATTCGTAGGTATCGGACCGAGCGCAAAACTTTATACCAGCGATAAGGTGGATGTAGATTTGAATATGCGTGTGGGTTTAAGTCATTTGAAAATGGGTTCGTTAAATGTAGGAATTGATTCGTTAAGCAGAAAACTGACCGGTAATGAACAGGATCCTCGCAAGACAATCTTAGAATATGACTATAATAAAGGCGTAAATGCAGCAGGCTTAAAAGTCGGATTGTATGTCAATTACTGGTTTCATAAAAACGTAGGGGTAACTGCCGGAATGGACTATATTCATTCATTTGTCAGCAATAATGCAGTTAAAACAGACGCGGATTATAAACTGAATTACCTGCGTCCAGAGGATTTTGTGAATAGTTCAGGCAATTTAATTCCATTTCAATACTTTTCGTCGTCTACTCCTTTAAATGCTTATCCCGTTAAGAAATTAAATATCAACCATCTCGCATTGAATGCAGGTCTGGTCTTTCGTGTAGAGAAGACATCCGTATCGAAGAAAGCTCCTGTTAAACGGGAGATGAATAAGAGCATCATTGTTACAGTGAAAGATAAATTTACGGGCATGCCGGTAAATGAAGTGGACGTAACCCTGGCAGATGCCAATGGAACAGTAATAGGGACTAAAAAGACAGGCAAAGACGGAAAGGTGACATTTGAAGACATGGCTCCCAATGTTTACGCTTTGACAGGCGACAGATATGGCATTAAAACAACCTCTGAAAGTGTCAGTAAAACGGAATTCGAAAAGAAAGGTAATATTTACAAAGAACTGTTCTATGAAGATCCCGGATTCATTCTGGACGGTATAACGGTTGAATGTGATAAGAAAGATAAACCAATGGCCGGAGTGGAAGTGGAACTGACGAATAAGGAAACCGGAAAAATAGAAAAAGCTACGTCTGATGCCAGCGGTAAGTTCTCTTTTCATCTCGATGCCAACACGGATTACAGCGTGGTAGGCAGCAAGGATGGTTACTATTCCAATATTGAAGGCATCACCACCAAAGGACTGGACAGAAACAGAACCTTGTATGTCAAACTGAAATTATGTGTAGAACAGCTGGAAGTTGGGAAAACCTTTGTACTGCGCAACATCTACTATGATTTCGATAAATGTAATATCCGAAATGATGCATCCAAAGAACTCGATCATTTGGTGGATATCATGAAGCAGTATAAAAATATGACCATAGAGTTGTCTTCTCATACGGATCAACGCGGAACAAATGAATACAACCTGAAGCTTTCTCAGTGCCGTGCGGAAAGTGCGGTGGATTATCTGATTAAACACGGTATCGATAAGTCCAGAATGACAGCAGTCGGATTTGGCGAGAGCAAGTTGCTGCAGGATTGCACAGGCGTGGCAGGTTGTCCTACAGATTCAAAAGGCGATTGCGACTGCCACCAAAACAACCGAAGAACCGAAGTGAAGATTATCAAGATGTAG